One stretch of Anguilla anguilla isolate fAngAng1 chromosome 5, fAngAng1.pri, whole genome shotgun sequence DNA includes these proteins:
- the mettl14 gene encoding N6-adenosine-methyltransferase non-catalytic subunit: protein MNSRLQEIRERQKLRRELLAQQLGAESADSIGAVLNSKDEQKEIEETRETCRASFDASAPGAKRKCQAEGEDPEEDVEDQKDEVEQQQAEDSGPYEVVYKDSSTFLKGTQSLNPHNDYCQHFVDTGHRPQNFIRDVGLADRFEEYPKLRELIRLKDELIAATNTPPMYLQADPESFDLRELKCKFDVILLEPPLEEYYRESGIIANEKFWTWDDIMKLEIEEISALRSFVFLWCGSGEGLDLGRMCLRKWGFRRCEDICWIKTNKNNPGKTKTLDPKAVFQRTKEHCLMGIKGTVRRSTDGDFIHANMDIDLIITDEPEIGNIEKPVEIFHIIEHFCLGRRRLHLFGRDSTIRPGWLTVGPTLTNSNFNAEAYSSHFNPPNSHLSGCTEEIERLRPKSPPPKTKADWGGGAARGGRGGPSAGRGDRGRERNRPSFRGDRGGFRGRGGPHRGFPPR from the exons atgaacagcCGCCTGCAGGAAataagagaaagacagaagctCCGACGGGAGCTTTTAGCACAGCAG ctgGGAGCTGAAAGCGCAGATAGCATCGGTGCTGTGCTGAACAGCAAAGACGAACAGAAGGAAATCGAGGAGACCAGAGAAACGTGCAG GGCCTCGTTCGACGCGTCAGCGCCAGGCGCTAAACGCAAGTGTCAAGCCGAAGGCGAGGACCCGGAGGAAGATGTGGAGGATCAGAAG GATGAGGTTGAGCAACAGCAGGCTGAGGACAGTGGCCCGTATGAAGTGGTCTACAAAGATTCCAGCACATTTTTGAAG GGAACTCAGAGTTTGAATCCGCACAATGACTACTGCCAGCACTTTGTGGATACTGGCCACAGGCCGCAGAACTTCATTCGTGACGTAG GTCTTGCAGATAGATTTGAGGAGTACCCCAAACTCAGAGAGCTAATCAGGTTGAAGGATGAATTGATTGCAGCGACAAACACTCCTCCCAT GTATCTGCAGGCGGACCCTGAAAGCTTTGACCTGAGAGAGCTCAAGTGCAAGTTCGATGTGATCCTCCTGGAGCCGCCCCTGGAGGAGTACTACAGGGAGTCCGGCATTATCGCCAACGAGAAGTTCTGGACCTGGGACGAC ATCATGAAGCTGGAGATCGAGGAGATTTCGGCTCTCCGGTCCTTCGTGTTCCTGTGGTGTGGATCTGGAGAGGGGCTGGACCTCGGCAGGATG TGCCTGAGGAAGTGGGGCTTCCGGCGGTGCGAGGACATCTGCTGGATCAAAACCAACAAGAACAACCCGGGAAAGACCAAGACGCTCGACCCCAAGGCCGTCTTCCAGCGCACCAAG GAGCACTGCCTGATGGGAATCAAAGGCACGGTGAGACGCAGCACGGACGGCGACTTCATCCACGCCAACATGGACATCGACCTGATCATCACGGACGAGCCGGAGATCGGCAACATCGAGAAGCCCGTGGAGATCTTCCACATCATCGAGCACTTCTGCCTCGGCCGCCGACGGCTGCACCTGTTCGGCCGGGACAGCACCATCCggccag gctggcTGACGGTGGGCCCCACCCTGACCAACAGCAACTTCAACGCCGAGGCGTACTCTTCCCACTTCAACCCCCCCAACTCGCACCTGTCCGGCTGCACCGAGGAGATCGAGCGGCTGCGCCCCAAGTCCCCGCCCCCCAAGACCAAGGCCGACTGGGGCGGGGGCGCGGcccgggggggcaggggcgggccCTCGGCCGGGCGCGGGGACAGGGGCCGCGAACGCAACCGGCCCAGTTTCCGCGGCGACAGGGGCGGGTtccggggccgggggggcccgCACCGGGGGTTCCCCCCTCGCTAG